A DNA window from Zingiber officinale cultivar Zhangliang chromosome 3A, Zo_v1.1, whole genome shotgun sequence contains the following coding sequences:
- the LOC122051713 gene encoding protein BCCIP homolog, giving the protein MVPLSRRHMNHQQPSKRHGVPIVHPFLGFSSFARTILFSCSAPTYSRSAFTKSPDSIPELKPTKCLEHVKFEEVDEDEEQVDMLHADFGFFDPRPGDFSGVKLLLHNYLDNKPWDLSGFVDLILEQTTVGTVVKLDEQDEVGDVDDDDGGPFGIISAINLQRYQHHRCIKELKEFLLEACTEKATKKKIKTYLERQAGDVGLLVSQRFVNCPYQLVPPLYDALFDEIAWATEDEPTQELRDSFCFKYYVLVTRIFESKAIKQSKANMKGDVDFRDSIIYIKPEDEIFQELSSLSFTFALRAVRPSPSEMKNYKEKGLVMVIDAREVSKFREKLKCLLAEC; this is encoded by the exons ATGGTTCCACTATCGAGGAGACACATGAACCACCAACAGCCTTCAAAGCGGCATGGTGTCCCAATTGTCCATCCCTTTCTTGGATTCTCTTCTTTTGCTCGGACTATTTTATTCAGCTGCTCTGCCCCTACCTATTCGCGTTCCGCCTTCACTAAGTCACCAG ATTCCATTCCTGAGCTGAAACCCACTAAATGTCTTGAGCATGTCAAATTTGAAGAAGTGGATGAAGACGAGGAACAA GTTGACATGCTACATGCAGATTTTGGGTTCTTTGACCCTAGGCCGGGGGATTTCAGTGGGGTGAAGCTTCTTCTTCACAATTACCTTGACAACAAGCCATGGGACCTCAGTGGTTTTGTGGATTTGATCTTGGAGCAGACAACTGTTGGTACAGTTGTCAAATTGGATGAGCAAGATGAAGTAGGAGATGTAGATGATGATGATGGTGGTCCTTTTGGCATTATCAGTGCTATTAATCTGCAAAGATACCAG CATCACAGATGCATCAAGGAACTCAAAGAGTTCTTGCTTGAAGCATGTACTGAGAAAGCCACAAAGAAAAAGATTAAGACATATTTGGAACGACAAGCGGGTGATGTGGGCCTTTTAGTTTCTCAACGCTTTGTCAACTGCCCCTACCAGTTAGTGCCTCCATTGTATGATGCATTATTTGATGAGATAGCATGGGCAACTGAAGATGAG CCAACGCAGGAGCTTAGGGACTCCTTCTGTTTCAAGTATTATGTGTTGGTTACTAGAATTTTTGAG AGCAAAGCCATCAAACAAAGCAAAGCAAACATGAAGGGTGATGTTGATTTTAGGGACTCTATAATATATATCAAGCCAGAGGACGAGATTTTTCAAGAG CTGAGCTCACTTTCATTTACTTTTGCTTTGCGTGCTGTGAGGCCCTCTCCTAGTGAG ATGAAGAACTACAAGGAGAAGGGGCTGGTCATGGTTATAGATGCTAGAGAAGTTTCTAAGTTTCGAGAGAAGTTAAAGTGTTTACTGGCTGAATGTTGA